In Anaerolineales bacterium, the genomic window GGAGCTGATATCGAGGCCCTCGATCGGCTCCAGTAGGTTGACGATGATCACCGGTATGCCGGCCTCGTTGGCCTTGGTCACAGCCCCCTTGATCACCTCGACCTCGATGGGGGAAATAGCGATGACGTCGACCCCGCGCTGGATGTAGTCTTCGATGATCGCCACCTGGTCGGCGAAGGCGATATGCGTGGCGGGCGACTGTGAGATGACTTCCACGTTGAACCCGTTGGCATTGGCGTCCTCCGCTGCCTGCTCAAAGAAGTCCGTCGCCGTCTTGAACACCCCGGTGATGTCCGGAGGCGTCCAACCTATGACGATGGGCTCCGACCAGCGTTCGGCCGCGGCCGGCGCCTCGGTGGCGGCCGGCGCCTCGACGGGCGGGGGCTTGGTGGCTTCAGGAGCTGCCGGGGGCGCCGCCGGCGCCGCGCATGAGCCCGCGAGCAGGCTGAAGATCATCAGCGCCCCCAGCCACACGTAACGAGACTTGCTAGCACTGAACATGAACCTTCTCCTTCCTCATTGAATCTCGGATGATGGGGAGACACTATTCTCCTCGCAGCGTCAAACTGCCGCCGACCTCCTTTCTGGCACAAGCCTCACAAGAGGGTGACCAGTCGTCCTGGCCCCCATGGTGTCCGCGCACAAAGGCATGATGGCGGGCCTAACCGAGCCCTTCCTCCGATGGATTGGCTGAGCCGGCCTACTTCGAGATAGCCTGGAGGGGCTCTCCTGCCGCCCCCGGCATCGGCCGGTCGTCCCGCAGGTCATTCCCCGATGGCAGGTCCTCCGGCTCGCCTCCAAGAATCTGCCTCCTTCCCGGCCCCTCGCGCATGCGGATGAGTTCGACTTCGAAGCGGGACCGGTCCCCCCGGTGGAGGGCCAGGTAGTATTCGATGGGAGTACCGTCCGCCATGTAGCTGACGCTTTCCAGCATGATGAGAGGCGCTCCCTTCGGGACCTTGAGGAGCTGCGCCTCACGGTCGCCGGCTGCCCAGGCCTCGATCGTGCGCCGTCCGCGCGCTAGTTCAATGCCGCACTCCTTCGACAGAAGGCCGTAGAGCGATTGACGGGTGAGATCGGCCTCGACCAGACTGGGGCACAACGAATAGGGCAGATAGGTTGTGACGAGGACGATGGGCTCCTCATTGATGAACCGCAGGCGTTCCACTTCGATGACAGGAGCCTCGCCGGCCAAGCCCAGATGGC contains:
- a CDS encoding GntR family transcriptional regulator; amino-acid sequence: MEAGTNPSLLVIDRTSPVPYYAQVKELIRRRIERGEWPVGDQLPGEADLCRMFEVSRTVVRQALRDLSDVGIVARRKGKGTFVAEPKIGESLVQRLTGFYQDMQERGHASVSQVLKQHVISASSKVAGHLGLAGEAPVIEVERLRFINEEPIVLVTTYLPYSLCPSLVEADLTRQSLYGLLSKECGIELARGRRTIEAWAAGDREAQLLKVPKGAPLIMLESVSYMADGTPIEYYLALHRGDRSRFEVELIRMREGPGRRQILGGEPEDLPSGNDLRDDRPMPGAAGEPLQAISK